One segment of Lutra lutra chromosome 12, mLutLut1.2, whole genome shotgun sequence DNA contains the following:
- the KMT5A gene encoding N-lysine methyltransferase KMT5A isoform X3 — protein MSKPRAVEAAAAAAAVAATAPGPEMVERRGPGRPRTNGENVFTGQSKIYSYMSPNKCSGMRSPLQEENSVAHHEVKCQGKPLAGLYRKREEKRNSGNAVRSAMKSEEQKLKDARRGPLAPFPNQKSEAAEPPKTPTSSCDPAIAAIAKQALKKPVKGKQAPRKKAQGKTQQNRKLTDFYPVRRSSRKSKAELQSEERKRIDELIESGKEEGMKIDLIDGKGRGVIATKQFSRGEFVVEYHGDLIEITDAKKREALYAQDPSTGCYMYYFQYLSKTYCVDATRETNRLGRLINHSKCGNCQTKLHDIDGVPHLILIASRDIKAGEELLYDYGDRSRASIEAYPWLKH, from the exons ATGTCCAAGCCCCGCGCggtggaggcggcggcggcggcggcggcggtggcagcGACGGCCCCGGGCCCGGAGATGGTGGAGCGGAGGGGCCCGGGGAGGCCCCGCACCAACGGG GAGAATGTATTTACCGGGCAATCAAAGATCTATTCCTACATGAGCCCCAACAAATGCTCTGGAATGCGTTCCCCCCTTCAGGAAGAGAACTCAGTTGCACATCACGAAGTCAAATGCCAGGGGAAGCCATTAGCGGGACTCTACAGGAAACGAGAAG agaagagaaacagTGGGAACGCAGTACGGAGTGCCATGAAGTCCGAGGAACAGAAGCTCAAAGACGCCAGGAGGGGTCCCCTGGCACCTTTTCCAAACCAAAAATCCGAAGCAGCAGAACCTCCAAAAACTCCGACCTCCTCTTGTGATCCTGCCATCGCTGCCATCGCCAAGCAAGCCCTGAAAAAGCCCGTCAAGGGCAAACAGGCCCCAAGGAAGAA AGCTCAAGGGAAGACCCAGCAGAATCGCAAACTCACGGATTTCTACCCGGTGCGGAGGAGCTCCAGGAAGAGCAAAGCCGAGCTACAG tctgaagaaaggaaaagaatagacgAGTTGATTgaaagtgggaaggaagaaggaatgaag ATTGACCTCATCGATGGCAAGGGCAGGGGAGTGATCGCCACCAAGCAGTTCTCCCGGGGCGAGTTTGTGGTCGAGTACCACGGGGACCTCATCGAGATCACCGACGCCAAGAAGCGGGAGGCTCTGTATGCCCAGGACCCATCCACAGGCTGCTACATGTACTATTTTCAGTATCTGAGCAAAACCTACTG cgTGGATGCGACTCGAGAGACAAATCGCCTGGGAAGACTGATCAATCATAGCAAATGCGGGAACTGCCAGACCAAACTGCACGACATCGACGGCGTGCCTCACCTCATCCTCATCGCCTCCCGCGACATCAAGGCCGGGGAGGAGCTCCTGTATGACTATGGGGACCGCAGCCGGGCTTCCATCGAAGCGTACCCCTGGCTGAAGCATTAa
- the KMT5A gene encoding N-lysine methyltransferase KMT5A isoform X4, with protein sequence MGEGGAVGRRRPFPGAPRRRWWRRQQQQQRQRQRWWPGRGGGGEGEGAGRAAMGLAGLQEENSVAHHEVKCQGKPLAGLYRKREEKRNSGNAVRSAMKSEEQKLKDARRGPLAPFPNQKSEAAEPPKTPTSSCDPAIAAIAKQALKKPVKGKQAPRKKAQGKTQQNRKLTDFYPVRRSSRKSKAELQSEERKRIDELIESGKEEGMKIDLIDGKGRGVIATKQFSRGEFVVEYHGDLIEITDAKKREALYAQDPSTGCYMYYFQYLSKTYCVDATRETNRLGRLINHSKCGNCQTKLHDIDGVPHLILIASRDIKAGEELLYDYGDRSRASIEAYPWLKH encoded by the exons ATGGGGGAAGGGGGCGCCGTGGGGCGCCGCCGGCCCTTCCCCGGGGCGCCGCGGCGGCGCTGGTGGCGGcggcagcaacagcagcagcggcagcggcagcggtGGTGGccgggccgcggcggcggcggcgagggcGAGGGCGCGGGGCGCGCCGCCATGGGCCTGGCCGGGCTGCAG GAAGAGAACTCAGTTGCACATCACGAAGTCAAATGCCAGGGGAAGCCATTAGCGGGACTCTACAGGAAACGAGAAG agaagagaaacagTGGGAACGCAGTACGGAGTGCCATGAAGTCCGAGGAACAGAAGCTCAAAGACGCCAGGAGGGGTCCCCTGGCACCTTTTCCAAACCAAAAATCCGAAGCAGCAGAACCTCCAAAAACTCCGACCTCCTCTTGTGATCCTGCCATCGCTGCCATCGCCAAGCAAGCCCTGAAAAAGCCCGTCAAGGGCAAACAGGCCCCAAGGAAGAA AGCTCAAGGGAAGACCCAGCAGAATCGCAAACTCACGGATTTCTACCCGGTGCGGAGGAGCTCCAGGAAGAGCAAAGCCGAGCTACAG tctgaagaaaggaaaagaatagacgAGTTGATTgaaagtgggaaggaagaaggaatgaag ATTGACCTCATCGATGGCAAGGGCAGGGGAGTGATCGCCACCAAGCAGTTCTCCCGGGGCGAGTTTGTGGTCGAGTACCACGGGGACCTCATCGAGATCACCGACGCCAAGAAGCGGGAGGCTCTGTATGCCCAGGACCCATCCACAGGCTGCTACATGTACTATTTTCAGTATCTGAGCAAAACCTACTG cgTGGATGCGACTCGAGAGACAAATCGCCTGGGAAGACTGATCAATCATAGCAAATGCGGGAACTGCCAGACCAAACTGCACGACATCGACGGCGTGCCTCACCTCATCCTCATCGCCTCCCGCGACATCAAGGCCGGGGAGGAGCTCCTGTATGACTATGGGGACCGCAGCCGGGCTTCCATCGAAGCGTACCCCTGGCTGAAGCATTAa
- the KMT5A gene encoding N-lysine methyltransferase KMT5A isoform X1, whose amino-acid sequence MGEGGAVGRRRPFPGAPRRRWWRRQQQQQRQRQRWWPGRGGGGEGEGAGRAAMGLAGLQENVFTGQSKIYSYMSPNKCSGMRSPLQEENSVAHHEVKCQGKPLAGLYRKREEKRNSGNAVRSAMKSEEQKLKDARRGPLAPFPNQKSEAAEPPKTPTSSCDPAIAAIAKQALKKPVKGKQAPRKKAQGKTQQNRKLTDFYPVRRSSRKSKAELQSEERKRIDELIESGKEEGMKIDLIDGKGRGVIATKQFSRGEFVVEYHGDLIEITDAKKREALYAQDPSTGCYMYYFQYLSKTYCVDATRETNRLGRLINHSKCGNCQTKLHDIDGVPHLILIASRDIKAGEELLYDYGDRSRASIEAYPWLKH is encoded by the exons ATGGGGGAAGGGGGCGCCGTGGGGCGCCGCCGGCCCTTCCCCGGGGCGCCGCGGCGGCGCTGGTGGCGGcggcagcaacagcagcagcggcagcggcagcggtGGTGGccgggccgcggcggcggcggcgagggcGAGGGCGCGGGGCGCGCCGCCATGGGCCTGGCCGGGCTGCAG GAGAATGTATTTACCGGGCAATCAAAGATCTATTCCTACATGAGCCCCAACAAATGCTCTGGAATGCGTTCCCCCCTTCAGGAAGAGAACTCAGTTGCACATCACGAAGTCAAATGCCAGGGGAAGCCATTAGCGGGACTCTACAGGAAACGAGAAG agaagagaaacagTGGGAACGCAGTACGGAGTGCCATGAAGTCCGAGGAACAGAAGCTCAAAGACGCCAGGAGGGGTCCCCTGGCACCTTTTCCAAACCAAAAATCCGAAGCAGCAGAACCTCCAAAAACTCCGACCTCCTCTTGTGATCCTGCCATCGCTGCCATCGCCAAGCAAGCCCTGAAAAAGCCCGTCAAGGGCAAACAGGCCCCAAGGAAGAA AGCTCAAGGGAAGACCCAGCAGAATCGCAAACTCACGGATTTCTACCCGGTGCGGAGGAGCTCCAGGAAGAGCAAAGCCGAGCTACAG tctgaagaaaggaaaagaatagacgAGTTGATTgaaagtgggaaggaagaaggaatgaag ATTGACCTCATCGATGGCAAGGGCAGGGGAGTGATCGCCACCAAGCAGTTCTCCCGGGGCGAGTTTGTGGTCGAGTACCACGGGGACCTCATCGAGATCACCGACGCCAAGAAGCGGGAGGCTCTGTATGCCCAGGACCCATCCACAGGCTGCTACATGTACTATTTTCAGTATCTGAGCAAAACCTACTG cgTGGATGCGACTCGAGAGACAAATCGCCTGGGAAGACTGATCAATCATAGCAAATGCGGGAACTGCCAGACCAAACTGCACGACATCGACGGCGTGCCTCACCTCATCCTCATCGCCTCCCGCGACATCAAGGCCGGGGAGGAGCTCCTGTATGACTATGGGGACCGCAGCCGGGCTTCCATCGAAGCGTACCCCTGGCTGAAGCATTAa
- the KMT5A gene encoding N-lysine methyltransferase KMT5A isoform X2 gives MARGRKMSKPRAVEAAAAAAAVAATAPGPEMVERRGPGRPRTNGENVFTGQSKIYSYMSPNKCSGMRSPLQEENSVAHHEVKCQGKPLAGLYRKREEKRNSGNAVRSAMKSEEQKLKDARRGPLAPFPNQKSEAAEPPKTPTSSCDPAIAAIAKQALKKPVKGKQAPRKKAQGKTQQNRKLTDFYPVRRSSRKSKAELQSEERKRIDELIESGKEEGMKIDLIDGKGRGVIATKQFSRGEFVVEYHGDLIEITDAKKREALYAQDPSTGCYMYYFQYLSKTYCVDATRETNRLGRLINHSKCGNCQTKLHDIDGVPHLILIASRDIKAGEELLYDYGDRSRASIEAYPWLKH, from the exons ATGGCTAGAG GCAGGAAGATGTCCAAGCCCCGCGCggtggaggcggcggcggcggcggcggcggtggcagcGACGGCCCCGGGCCCGGAGATGGTGGAGCGGAGGGGCCCGGGGAGGCCCCGCACCAACGGG GAGAATGTATTTACCGGGCAATCAAAGATCTATTCCTACATGAGCCCCAACAAATGCTCTGGAATGCGTTCCCCCCTTCAGGAAGAGAACTCAGTTGCACATCACGAAGTCAAATGCCAGGGGAAGCCATTAGCGGGACTCTACAGGAAACGAGAAG agaagagaaacagTGGGAACGCAGTACGGAGTGCCATGAAGTCCGAGGAACAGAAGCTCAAAGACGCCAGGAGGGGTCCCCTGGCACCTTTTCCAAACCAAAAATCCGAAGCAGCAGAACCTCCAAAAACTCCGACCTCCTCTTGTGATCCTGCCATCGCTGCCATCGCCAAGCAAGCCCTGAAAAAGCCCGTCAAGGGCAAACAGGCCCCAAGGAAGAA AGCTCAAGGGAAGACCCAGCAGAATCGCAAACTCACGGATTTCTACCCGGTGCGGAGGAGCTCCAGGAAGAGCAAAGCCGAGCTACAG tctgaagaaaggaaaagaatagacgAGTTGATTgaaagtgggaaggaagaaggaatgaag ATTGACCTCATCGATGGCAAGGGCAGGGGAGTGATCGCCACCAAGCAGTTCTCCCGGGGCGAGTTTGTGGTCGAGTACCACGGGGACCTCATCGAGATCACCGACGCCAAGAAGCGGGAGGCTCTGTATGCCCAGGACCCATCCACAGGCTGCTACATGTACTATTTTCAGTATCTGAGCAAAACCTACTG cgTGGATGCGACTCGAGAGACAAATCGCCTGGGAAGACTGATCAATCATAGCAAATGCGGGAACTGCCAGACCAAACTGCACGACATCGACGGCGTGCCTCACCTCATCCTCATCGCCTCCCGCGACATCAAGGCCGGGGAGGAGCTCCTGTATGACTATGGGGACCGCAGCCGGGCTTCCATCGAAGCGTACCCCTGGCTGAAGCATTAa